The following nucleotide sequence is from Zea mays cultivar B73 chromosome 1, Zm-B73-REFERENCE-NAM-5.0, whole genome shotgun sequence.
AATAATGTTATCTGCTTCTAACATATGTTTTACATGTTATGCTTCATTTTACATTGTTCTATAAtcctaatcacgaaggtatgactttCGTGATATTTAATCtgcgaccttcgtccgaagttcattaaatccttggggagataatgcttcagcggacgaagggtattaagatttaacatttttatgttgtcttgttcttaattcatagccttTGAGAACAAATCCCCAACACAACTATATAAACAATAAATAACATATAAAAGATTAATCAAGAGACATATTTTTTGTCGTTGACTAGTATTTTTAAGATATTGAGAAGGTCACACGTAGAGATGTCCAAACGGGTCGCCCGgccccggtgaagcccggcccgttTTGGGTCCGGCCCGCCATGCACGATTAGAAAACCGGGTCGGGCCGTCTAAGCACGCGGGCTCAAtttcttgtccgagcccggcccgcaacgggcctaaacgggtcgggccggcccgtttagcacgaaaaaacgggccgaaaagcgggctatACGGGTcgaaaagcacgttttagtgtaaaaaaagcgggcttaacgggcttagagctaaacgggccgtgccgggctagcccaccgtgcctaatttcctgtctgagcccggcccgcttattcgtgccgggccggcccgggcccgcatataaccgggtcgtgccgggctcggaccgggcccaaacagcgggcttcgtgccgggctcgcgggcctcgtgcttattggacatctatagTCACACGATCCTCCGGTTCTTATTCGAGCTCCTGGTAAAGATGTCATTGTAAGGGATAAAATTTTGGTTGGGTAACTCTAGATGTCATTGTTGGCATGTCCAACCGCGCTAGGGTTCTACCCGACTTCAAAGCTAATTTGGTAACCCAGGATCACGGAGGATTTCCCTCAATCCCTCCAATCCTCTGTGATCTCtttatcaccaaatcaaccctcaCATGTAGCGAATGTCCCGCCTCCTCTTCCCTGCCCATGCAGGTAAGTCGATGTAAAAGCACCTACGAGTGCAACCCGCATGTAGGCCGGCCTTCTCTTGCGCAGCTAACCAATCAACCACTAGTACGCAGTCAACGCAGCATCTAGGTTGAGCACGACGGACACGTCCTCTATGGATAACCTCTAAACCTTATTTTTATGCAAGTGGGTCTTTAAGATAGCATCTCCGCTCTTCATCATATTTAGGAGGTGTTTTAATGTACTAGcgataatagttagtggctagAATTAGTTGAACACATACAAACACTCTATCTAATAGTttaactattagctatttttagtaaattagttaatcgTTAGCTAACTATTTATTAACTAGCTAATTCTACTAGTAAATTTTCAGCTaactaactattatctctagtatatttaaacacccacttactaTCAAAATTCTGGCTGGACCCGTTTGATTGACACGAAATGGAAGACCAGAATTATTTCTACCTAAATTACTTCTCTAATTTGTGTGCCTTGTTGGTTTCAGTACATGGTGACAGTACATGGTGACGTCCACCCGATAGATGGGACTAGTGTAGTCATTTAAGGAAGAGTTATTACGGTATTTATATAAGGAAGGATTATATATTGGGTTTATAAAAAGGTAAGCATTTGCAGGCCACTTTCTGCCCGGTTGAAGTCCCCGTCTTCGTCATCTTCTAGCAGCAGTGACTGCGGGAGTCTTGGCCGGCCGGCGGCGAGACTCCTCCCCTTTCTCCTATTTCTCTGCACACATAGTCACATACATACGTATATGCTTGTTCTCCGCCGCCTCCGCTTCCCGCTGCCACGCCCTCTTCTCGTCTCCTCCTCCTTAGCCCCTCTCTCACCCTCGACCTCTAGTTCCTCCTGTTGGTCGTCGACAGGCGAAGGTAGAAGGGCCATGGCGTCATCTCCGTCTTCCGCTTCCGCTGCGGTCGTCGCCGAGGGCTCGGCGGCCCGCCGATTCTGGATCGCTGCCTCCACGCGGGAGGCCGCCTTCGCTGCATACACGCCCTTCCTCCTCTCCCTCGCCGCCGGCAACCTGCGGCTCGACCTCTTCCGCCACTACATCGAGCAGGACGCCCACTTCTTTCACGCCTTCGCTCGCGCGTAAGTCCAATTCCATTCTTCCTGATCCCGCCCGATTTGATTCGCCTAACTACCCCATGACTAGACTATATCTGATCtgattcttctttttctcccgtgGCGCAATCAATCAGGTACGAAATGGCCGAAGACTGCGCTGACGATGATGACGACAGGGCTACCATCGCCGCCCTCAGGAAGGCCATCCTCCAAGAGCTCAACCTCCACGCCTCCGTTTTGAAGGTACTTTCATCCCCACCCAAATGTTTCCCATGGAATCCCCCAATGAATGGATTAGTTGCTTGCCGTTGCAGGCCAAAACTCACCGCTGAGTTTAGCATCCTACTGTAACACATATTTAGGAAACTACTAATACTGATGAAACTAATCTGTTTTGTTTCAATGAAGATAAATCAACTGCCCCACATCACTCATATTCCTCTTGTGGCTTTAACACTAACAGATATCTTGATGGTGTATCTTAAGTCTTGACTATACCTGATTGTGCTGTGCATATGCAACTTTGCTGCTTGCTCCTGCCTTAGATTAATTAAGCCATACCTGAGCAGTCCACTATGCACCTATTTTACAGTATTGCACTTTGAAATCCAAAATTCTTACAAGCCAACATAGTTGTTTTAATTTTTTTTTTGTAATTCGGTTTAGTGTATATGTATAGTATAGTCCTATCAGTTTGTTGTCTGTCCTGTCTGGTGGTATAACTTATGATTAAATTATTTTTCTTATTAGGACTTGTTTCATTTCCTTCTTAGGACTTATGATTAAATCAAGGGTATTTCAGTTGTCAGATATTTCACCGCATAAGAGGTTTTTTGTTGTCCCTTGAGTCCTTATATCATACTAGCAAACATTCTCGTGTGTTGCAACCTGCAACGGGGCATAGAGGTTGTTATGTGGTTACATGAAATCAGGTCATGCTTTTCAATTATTTTGGGAATCGAACTATGTACTACTTCTAGATGTGTGCTGCTCTAACTCATATGTTTACGGGAGATTTAGAGAtttatcattgatcacatcatGCATTCCAATTCGGTTTGTGATCGGATTCCGCACCATGCCTCAACACTCAGTTCGATCTCGTATGGGTGAGTGAGATAGTGACAGATCATGAAAATGGTTCATATTCCGATTTGCTTTGGAATCAGACTCCGCAGTACGCACCGTGCTTAGGTAGATCGGTCCGTTGGATCCTATCAGATGGTTGTGAGTGTTAGAGACCCATTTTGTTTCTGTCACTAAATAGGTTGTCTTCTTTGTGCTGTTTTGAAATAGGGTTTATTCAGATGGGACTGGACAATAAACCGCTCTAGATTTCCATTTGCGGTTTAATTAGTTGGACGGTCGATTCAACCAGCTTTCAATATAACAAGTTTAGTTCAAATAATTAAAACTGCAACAATAACTCAGTGTGGGAATTCTTTCTTAGGGAAGGGTCAAAGGTTCAAAGGCTTGTGATGTTGCCTTTTACTTTGTTTTTTACATTTATGATATTGTTGTCATTTATCTTCATAATTTCTCCTTCCATTTTTTGTAGAAAAACAGCTCTGCAGGAACACACATGAAAAAACAGGCGTGGGAGGCACGCGTGATGGAAAAAAAACGGAGGTGGCACATGAAAATACAGGGTGTAAGGCATGTGTGATGGGGAAACCTGTAAAAAGAACAGGAGTATGGAGGTGAAAGGAAAAAAAAGTAAAAATAGGAACACATGGAGGGAGAAAAATTAGGTGGAACATGGTCACAGAAAAATCTAGAGGTAGTCCGGGAGAAAATCTGGAGGTATAATGTAAAAAAAGTCCAGGTCACATGTGGGATGTAAGGGCGCGAGGACACTTTAGGAAGGAAGAAAAGACGGTGCGAAGAATCATTTCACTCATGATTTTAGTTCTAAATAGAGAGAACTTGAATTGAACACACACACACTTCTAATGTATCCTGATCATGTATTTTTATATGGAAGTATGTAACTATGTTGTATTCAGTTAATTAAGATACATTTTAAGGCCCTGCATCTACAATTAAAATGCTTATCAACTGACTTATTGTATAAGTTGCTAGAGATATATCTATGGTCCTTAAAACTGAACTTCATCTTTCCTCCCTGATTCAATAACTGCTAACTAATTCTCTTCCCAACATAATTTTTATTATACTCAATCCGGTATCCTGTGGATTCAATTTGCAGGAGTGGGGAGTTGACCCTACCAAAGAGATACCTTCAAGTGCAGCTACAACCAAGTACACTGATTTCCTACTTGCAACTGCGGCTGGAAAAGTTGATGGCACAAAAGGTTCTGACAAAATGGTTACTCCATTTGAGAAGACTAAAATTGCTGCATACATTGTTGGGGCCATAACTCCATGCATGAGGCTTTATGCATATCTAGGCAAAGAACTCATGGCTTTCCTTAAACAAGATGAAAATCATCCATATAAGAAATGGATTAACACATATGCATCCAGTGATTTTGAGGTATAGAATCATCATCTTTCTATATATGAGTGCTCTAAAATTTACTGTAGTATTGACCTATGCTTCAATGCAATTGGTTCATGTGCTGAATCATGTCCCTCTTTTATGCTCTCTTCCACAGAACAATGCACTCCAAATAGAAGAATTGCTGGACAAACTGAGTGTATCATTAACTGGTGAGGAACTTGAGATTATTGGCAAGCTCTACCAGCAAGCTATGAAACTGGAAGTGGAGTTCTTTTCTGCTAAGCTTGTAGACCAACCTGTTGTAGCTCCACTTTCAAGATATTGTGATCCAAAATATAAACTCTTGATCTTCTCTGATTTTGATTTGACATGCACTGTTGTTGATTCGTCTGCCATTTTGGCGGAGATCGCAATTTTGTCATTCCAAAAGGCAAGTCAAAGTGGGATTGATAATAACCTCGACCGTGCAAAATCGGGAGAACTGAGAAATTTGTGGAACATGCTCTCTAAGCAATACATGGAAGAGTATGAGGAATGCATGGAAAGACTACTTCCTCCAGAAGAATGTATGTGCATCGTgtcctctgtgtttcatttgtttcTATTGGTTTGTGATTTTGCAATAGTAGATATGCTTGaacgatttaattattgtttatgTGCCTTCTGTTTTATTACAGCAAAGTCACTAGATTATGATAAACTGTATAAAGGCCTGGAGGTGCTTGCTGAGTTTGAGAAGGCTGCAAATTCTAGGGTTGTCGACTCTGGTGTCCTGAGGGGAATGAATTTAGAAGACATCAGGAAAGCTGGGGAGCGGCTTATTCTTCAGGGTGGCTGTAAAAATTTCTTTCAGAAGATTGTAAAAACAAGGGAGATCCTCAATTTGGATATCCATATTCTTTCCTACTGCTGGTGTGCAGAGCTTATAAGATCCGCCTTCTCATCAGGTATTCTGTCTCTCTGACGACAATGGCACCACCACGATTGATCTAATTTGCGAGCCTGTGCTTTTGCTACAAGCTAACAATCAACATCTCAATTTTTTTTATCAGATGTCTCCGTAGTGACTCAATTTCTTTTTTTGAATAGACAGTTCTTAACCGGCAGTTACTTTCCTTTGCATTGTTGTGCCTTCATGCAGCCGGCTGTCTAGATGGTTTGAACATACATGCGAACGAGTTCGCCTTTGAGGAATCTGTTTCAACTGGTGAGATTGACAGAAAGATCCAGTCCCCGCTAGACAAGGTTGAGAAGTTCAAGAGCATCAGAAGCGACGCGGACAGCACGGTGCCATTCCTGTCTGTTTACATCGGAGACTCGGCCGGTGATTTGCTCTGCTTATTGGAGGCAGATATCGGTATCGTCGTTGGGTCAAGCACAAGCTTGCGTAGAGTGGGCAGACAGTTCGGTGTTTCCTTTGTCCCGTTGTTTCTCGGTCTAGTGGAGAAGCAGAGGCAACTGATGGATGAAGATGCGTCCGTGTTCAAGCCGCGGTCTGGAGTCCTTTATACGGTCTCTAGCTGGTCAGAAATACACGCCTTCGTGCTGGGAAGCGATTTCAGCTGATGGATCTGCTGCTTCTTTTCTCCATCTTTTTCCCCTTGAGAAGCAAAAAAGCTTTTGCCGGTTGATTCTGATGCATACGATGCGTGAATCCTAATGTGGTCATTTTATGAAAGCCACATGTCGATTCTGGCTACCACTATGTATGAATGAATACCTGTAGTTTGTGGTGTGGAATGGGTTAAGTTTGTGCCCGTGAATTGTGATCAATGTATCATTGATTCATCCTTGTTCCATTTGGGACTAATTTCTGGGTGTTGCTGGCAGCAACTACAGTATACTGGATGAATGATGAAGTACAACTCGTTTTTATTTCAGATTCTCAGCAGGAAGCGTACTAGTACTAGCCACTAGGGCGAAATGCATGCTACTAGATGTATGATGTGTCATATCGGAGTACAAATACTGATGAACTGCCAGCCTGGGGTTCGGATGGGTGCATAATATATGATAGAATATGAATGTGGTCTGTTTTCATATGCTGTATCGTGTTTTAGCTAGTTGAAggtggcggcggcgcgggcgtCGACGGCGAGGATGGTGCTGAGGTTGAGCGGGTGCATGTACTCCTGTGGGCCGTCCATGAACTGGCTGACGATGATGCGGTTGGCCTTCTCCGTGGGGTGGAAGTTGTCCCAGAAGGCGTAGACGCTGCGGTCCGGGCAGACGCTGGACGCGGCGGTGCAGAGCCCCACGCCGTTGTATGGTCCCTGGCCGCAGCACGCGACCTTGGAGGTGACGAAGCCGTAGGCCGCCGGGTCGGAGATGAAGTCCATGTGCATCCGGTAGGCGTTGACGGCGACGAAGACGTCGGCGCCGAGCTCCGCGTTGACGCCCTTGATCATGTCCACCAGCTGCGGGTTGTAGAGCGCGGCGGCGCGCTGCAGCTCGGCGTCGCACTCCCCGTCGCGGCTGCCCCGCAGCGCCAGCTCGGCTGGGGCGCACCCCAGCGGGCCCGACCCCGTGACCAGCACCCGGCGCGCGCCCAGCGAGTAGAGCTGCCGCAGCACCTTGGCGTACTCGGACACGACGTAGCGCACGTAGTCCGGCAGCGCGAACTCGCGGGACCGCGCCGAGAAGGGCACCAGGTAGTAGTTGTTGATGAAGTCGTTGCCGCCCAgggtgacgagcacgagcgctccGCGGacgaggcgcgcggcggcgtccTCGCCGACGAGGCGGCTCAAGCGGTCCTGGTACTGCCGGAAGTAGCGCAGCTGCTTCTGGACGCGGATGATGTTGGCGAACTGGACCCCCGTGTCGTTGAGCACGCCCACGCCCGCCGACGCGAAGTTGGCGCCCACCAGCAGCTTCCGCCCGTCCAGGTGCGGGCTCAGGTACGGCAGCGCCGGCTCCGCGCCCAGGTACTCGCTGATGATGTCCGGCACGTTCTTGCCGTTGGAGAAGCGGCCCGTCGCGCGGTGCGTCGGGTAGTCGAGGCCGTACGGCGGCGAGTCGGCGCGCGCCGTCGTGGCCAGGTAGTTGTTGTTGCCGCTGTCCACCAGCGAGTCGCCGAAGACGAAGAAGGCGCGGGGCGGGGTCGGGGTGGCCGTGGCTGGGCGCACCTGCAGCAGCAGGAGGACGAGGAGGAAGCACGCAGTGGCTGCGACGAGCCTGCCACGGCTACCTGCTGCTCCTGGAACGGAAAGCATTCTGCTGCTGCTTCTTCGCCGCTGCTCTGCTCAGCTGCTGCTGCGGGACGCCTATATAACAGGAAGAAGATAACGGGGAGAGTGGGATGATCAATAGTATACGGGCTGATGGAGCTGCTGCACTGCATTCCATGGCGAGGGTCCCTATTTATACCGCATTTCAGTAGGCAGTCTAGTGTTCCAACGATCTGTCCATGCACCTAGGGTGGGCGGTGGCATGGAAATTGGCAGCAGCACCGGTCGGCCCTTTGGGGGATGTTCAACCACACTGCCTGAGTCTTGTGATTGCAACGCTACCTGAAGAAGAAAAGAGAGTACTGCGAGTCTACTATTATCCTCCCCCCTCCGCCTGTAACTGTAACCGCGGCTGCCTACACACCGCTCTGTCCTTGCGTAACAAACCCTACACCACCCCATTTTTCAGGCCATTCATTTTCGGGCTTCGGCAGTGCTGGTATATTTACTCCAAAAATCACGGGACGGGCAGTCAAACTCCCCACAAGTGACTGGGGCCTGGGGGTTTCAGCTACCCGATCTTGCTCCACGGCACATGACGGGCCGCACATCGTTTGCGTTGCAATATATGCGCTTGGGAAAAAATAGACAAAAATTGCCGAGGACACAAGATTTGCGAGCTCGTTCCCTTCTTTTTCTAGCAAATTGCATATATACGGTGGTCAAATTCAATGATTTAATCGGAGTACCAAACGAAAATGTGTAAATGACACCAGTGTTTGTCATCGCACATGTTAAAAAAAGAAACTCAATACAGTGCTGCCCAAGTCTCGCCCAATCCTTGCAGAACATAGCTTGTCATGAGTTGTCAATGTTGATATCCAGGTCCGACAGCATGCTAGCTAGCTCCCCCTTGCGATACAGCTTCACGGTATCTACGACATAAAAAGAGGGCATAAAAGTATCAGCAACCAACGacaacattttttttaaaaaaaatcatttCCTTTTCTACAATAGAAAAAACAGGGTATTGTGACTTTAGCACTTGCATTGCAGTTGCAGGCTTGCAGCATGCTCTGGCATATGCCAAAAAGCACAGGAATTATGCATAATTCTTGCTGACTCACAGCCCACCTTGTAATGCAGATGCAGCCATAGCGCAGGTATACAAAGCAAAAAATTCTCAAGATGGACGGTCTATAGTATATTTCTAGAGATGACCATTTGCTTTCATTATCTTTCTAGTGTTATGCATAGCAGATATTTAAAATGGATGGGCCTTGGCTAGTTTTAGAAGGGTATATGCATCTTTGGCTAAGCCCAATGGCAGCAACTGGCCTCTCAAATACAGGGGCAAAGCTACGATGACTTGCACAGGTGCAGATGCACCAGAGTGAAGGGGAAAAGTGCTAGTGGTTTGACTCAGTTTTACCATTCTGGTACTTCTACAATTGTACACGTTTCGTGTTTGAGGATAATTGTATAGATTTCTTTATATAAACAATAGAGGTTAGGGTGCAAATACACTCTCATCTAATCTACATGTGGATGGATAGGCATCATGTGCCACATTGGTATATAACTGTAAAGATTGACCAGTATTCAACAAAGAGCACATGTATAATACCTGTGCAGCCTCCAACGTGTTTTCCACCTGGAATAGAACAAGACAAATAGACAATTATTTAAAGAGTGAGTCATACAGTGTAGATCAAAATAAGATGCATGCGCGAAATAATTTCCGTGCATTAACAAACTGCAAATGGTACACATGAGTTGGCATTGGCACTAAGGGACACCAATTGCCAAAATCCTTACTAGATATGAAAAATCAGTGAGTGATTTCGCAACTGAGTCATGAACAGAAGAAAAAAGCTAGGCTAGACAGAAGAAATTATGGTGAGAAGGGGAAAGTTGGCATACCGATGAAAACGTTAGGAACAGTAGACTGTCCAGTCAGCCTTTCTAATACCTTTTGTAGTTGTGGTCCTTGAGCTCCTGAAAGGGATTAGCGGTCAGCTGCACAAGAACATCAACCTGAAAAATTATATAGAATCACTACATATACTTACTACACTGTTCCTCGTTCCCAGTAGGAAACAATTACAAAAATAAAACACATCCCTTAAGGTCATGCGGCTTAGTAAAACACAAGCATCGCGAGGGTACATTTAGATATGTTGACATGGCCAACTTCATGTGGGAACTCAAAACAGATAGGAATAAAAAGTACGCAAAATCCTTTGTGCCTACGAGCATGCTGAATGCATCATGTCTGGTACAAGTAAAACAAGTATATGCAATAATTCAAAGCTACTGTTCAACTGGTAGTGCATTTGCCTGCTTTAGGATTCGTAGCTGATGGTGACAAAGAAGAATATCAAAAGGAACTATGAACATACAGGCCCTGCAAGGCCATATAACTAGTTGGCAAAGTGAAGAATGAGGAAAGGGACCTGAAAAAAACATGTATGATATTCGAGCCCACTACTATTTGCTGGTTGCTATCTTTGGCTGTCTCCTGTAATTGGTCTCTTCGGCAAATTGATATCCAAAATGCATTTTTGTATGGTGTTCTTGATGAAGATGTGTATATGAAGCAGCCGCTGGGTTTCGAGGATACAACACATTCATTTTTTatgcaaacttgacaagtctctaTATAGCCTTAAACAGGCCCTTGTACCTGGTTCTCTCGCTTGAGCGGCATGTTGATTAAATTGAGGTTCCACACATCGAAGGCTTATGTCTCTTTGTTTATCTTTAATCAAGATAGTCTTCATATTTGTATTCTTATATATGTGGACAACATTATTATTGTTAGCTCCTCATCTTCGGCGATAGACAAGATCCTTCAACAGCTTCATCATGAGTTTGTCGTGAAGAATCTTGCTCGGCTCAATTATTTTCTTGGCATCGAGGTGTATCACAATTCTTCAGGGTTGGTTTTGACGCAACGCAAATACATACATGATCTGTTGCATGCAAACATGGATACTTCTAAAGGAGTTTCTATGCCTATGCTGCCTGCTGACAAGCTCTCTCTTCATGATGGTGATTGTCTCTCCTGATGATGCTACGAAGTACAAGAGCATTGTAGGAACCCTACAGTATTTGTCACTCACCCGACCTAACATTTCTTTCTCGGATCGGGTTTGCCAATTTCTCGCCACGCCTACTACATCCTACATCTTATTGGACTGATGCGGAGCGAATTCTATGATATCTCCATGCCACTATTGATCTTGGACTTTGCTTCACCAAGTCCGAGTCTTCTCTGTTGAGCATGCTAATTGGGCTGGCAATCCCGATGATCAACGCAACATGGGTGGCTTCACCATCTTCTTCAATGACAATCTAATATCATGGGGATCTCAGAAACATCCATCAGTTACTCGTTCTAGTACGAAGGCCGAATACAAGGAAGTTGCTAATGCCACAATAGAGGTAATTTGGATCCAAATCCTTCGCGAGCTTAGGTTTCCTCACTATCGTTCTCTCAATTTGTGGTGACAACATTGGTGCCACCTACCTTACggtcaatctaatttttcatcgtcgtaTGAAGCATGTCAAAGTTGATTATCACTTTTCATAAGCGAGTGGCATAGTGGCATCACGACAATTGGATGTGCGCATCATCTCCTCTAAAGATCACGTGGCGGATATTATGACCAAGCCTCTAGCAGATGTGTCTTTGGAAACATAGAAACAAATGTGTCTTTGACGAAGCTAGTCCTTGACTTGCTAATCTAGTCGAAGGCTTCAGGGAAGCGCAGCAGAACTGGTCCCTTGCAGGTGCCAAGAACCTGAAGACTATTTGATCCAGGTTGAGAGGGACGAGATCCCCTCTGAGTTGTTTTATTTTGTTCTAAGTGGATGTGAGTGTTCTGGGCGTGTTGTGTTGGTGTGTGTATGGGTGCCTCTGTTGTCTGTTTTGAGTGGGCTTTTGCCCCTCACCTACTTTCTTCTCCTTTAATATAATAatatgcagctctcctgcgtattcgGAAAAAAAAGCCTCTAGCAGAGGCGACTTTCTCTAAGATTTATAACAATCTGAACTTAATTTCATACCGTCCAGATTAAGAGGGGTGTTGGTATAGAAGGGTATATTCTATAGATGGAATGGTTGTTGGGCTGCGCCCACATAATCATGGCTGATGAGCTGCACCCCCATAATTATCGCTAATGAGCTGCGCCCCTATAGTCATGATTGATTTGTTGTCTACGCTTGTAACTAAGGCTGACAATGGGCTATAATTtttgcactataagatttaaggatcgaagCGGGTTAGGATCGAGCTTTATTTATAGtcatttttgaactataatttatttagggccttgacattttgtgaagaactatttggatcacgatccattaccacccctacttgTAACCTTCCATGTGCATCACCTCTCTATATATGTGGAGATAGCCTTCTGCTATCTCCACATAGAACACCTCATACCCAAGTGCCATCACAGAGGTCCAAGCACAGATCCAAGCAATGTGTTGGGTTCAACTGGCGCAAGTCCTTTTTCGTCTTTGACATCGTTTTTGGCTAAGCAAAGCTTGACCACCTACCAAGGGTCTCCATTGGCCTCTCCTTTGCTCCGGCGTCAGGCTTCTACATCATCTTTGGTCGTCAGGAATACTTTTTCATGCACGAC
It contains:
- the LOC100275585 gene encoding thiamin monophosphate phosphatase isoform X1, whose product is MLVLRRLRFPLPRPLLVSSSLAPLSPSTSSSSCWSSTGEGRRAMASSPSSASAAVVAEGSAARRFWIAASTREAAFAAYTPFLLSLAAGNLRLDLFRHYIEQDAHFFHAFARAYEMAEDCADDDDDRATIAALRKAILQELNLHASVLKEWGVDPTKEIPSSAATTKYTDFLLATAAGKVDGTKGSDKMVTPFEKTKIAAYIVGAITPCMRLYAYLGKELMAFLKQDENHPYKKWINTYASSDFENNALQIEELLDKLSVSLTGEELEIIGKLYQQAMKLEVEFFSAKLVDQPVVAPLSRYCDPKYKLLIFSDFDLTCTVVDSSAILAEIAILSFQKASQSGIDNNLDRAKSGELRNLWNMLSKQYMEEYEECMERLLPPEESKSLDYDKLYKGLEVLAEFEKAANSRVVDSGVLRGMNLEDIRKAGERLILQGGCKNFFQKIVKTREILNLDIHILSYCWCAELIRSAFSSAGCLDGLNIHANEFAFEESVSTGEIDRKIQSPLDKVEKFKSIRSDADSTVPFLSVYIGDSAGDLLCLLEADIGIVVGSSTSLRRVGRQFGVSFVPLFLGLVEKQRQLMDEDASVFKPRSGVLYTVSSWSEIHAFVLGSDFS
- the LOC100275585 gene encoding thiamin monophosphate phosphatase → MWDVRARGHFRKEEKTEWGVDPTKEIPSSAATTKYTDFLLATAAGKVDGTKGSDKMVTPFEKTKIAAYIVGAITPCMRLYAYLGKELMAFLKQDENHPYKKWINTYASSDFENNALQIEELLDKLSVSLTGEELEIIGKLYQQAMKLEVEFFSAKLVDQPVVAPLSRYCDPKYKLLIFSDFDLTCTVVDSSAILAEIAILSFQKASQSGIDNNLDRAKSGELRNLWNMLSKQYMEEYEECMERLLPPEESKSLDYDKLYKGLEVLAEFEKAANSRVVDSGVLRGMNLEDIRKAGERLILQGGCKNFFQKIVKTREILNLDIHILSYCWCAELIRSAFSSAGCLDGLNIHANEFAFEESVSTGEIDRKIQSPLDKVEKFKSIRSDADSTVPFLSVYIGDSAGDLLCLLEADIGIVVGSSTSLRRVGRQFGVSFVPLFLGLVEKQRQLMDEDASVFKPRSGVLYTVSSWSEIHAFVLGSDFS
- the LOC100279824 gene encoding GDSL esterase/lipase At5g33370 precursor: MLSVPGAAGSRGRLVAATACFLLVLLLLQVRPATATPTPPRAFFVFGDSLVDSGNNNYLATTARADSPPYGLDYPTHRATGRFSNGKNVPDIISEYLGAEPALPYLSPHLDGRKLLVGANFASAGVGVLNDTGVQFANIIRVQKQLRYFRQYQDRLSRLVGEDAAARLVRGALVLVTLGGNDFINNYYLVPFSARSREFALPDYVRYVVSEYAKVLRQLYSLGARRVLVTGSGPLGCAPAELALRGSRDGECDAELQRAAALYNPQLVDMIKGVNAELGADVFVAVNAYRMHMDFISDPAAYGFVTSKVACCGQGPYNGVGLCTAASSVCPDRSVYAFWDNFHPTEKANRIIVSQFMDGPQEYMHPLNLSTILAVDARAAATFN